Proteins from a genomic interval of Streptomyces fodineus:
- a CDS encoding GNAT family N-acetyltransferase: protein MSLRITPLTDPAHGPHGRRLAWLASDADSIPAGTAFLRLFDGGQEHLAELDLRVHPAERRKGVGSRLLNTAVATARDNARRCVVAQAEAGSPGDHFLAARGFRKVLTLRFTRLPLADVDTAVLAEIIERPHPGYRLMSWQGTVPDDLAQTFAASRRAMDDMPMDDTDYGTVTWDVDRVRAAAKAVEQRGDHLHTVVAIDASNGSIAGFTELVIPGSGTGDGQHYGTGVLPEHRGHGLGRWMKAESIRQAHRDYPDLGGLLTDTADSNTHMRQINDGLGYTPTHTTHQHQLDL from the coding sequence TTGTCCCTTCGCATCACCCCACTGACCGACCCCGCTCACGGGCCGCACGGCCGGCGTCTTGCCTGGTTGGCGTCGGACGCGGATTCCATCCCTGCCGGGACGGCCTTTCTGCGCCTGTTCGATGGCGGACAAGAGCACCTGGCCGAGCTCGACCTCCGTGTTCATCCCGCAGAGCGCCGCAAGGGCGTCGGCTCCCGGCTCCTCAACACCGCGGTAGCCACCGCCCGGGACAACGCCCGACGCTGCGTTGTCGCGCAGGCAGAAGCCGGATCGCCCGGCGACCACTTCCTGGCAGCACGCGGTTTCCGGAAGGTCCTCACCTTGAGGTTCACCCGCTTGCCACTGGCTGACGTGGATACCGCCGTCCTCGCCGAGATCATCGAGCGTCCGCATCCCGGCTACCGGCTGATGTCATGGCAGGGAACCGTCCCCGACGACCTCGCCCAGACGTTCGCCGCCTCACGCCGCGCCATGGACGACATGCCCATGGACGACACCGACTACGGCACCGTGACCTGGGACGTGGACCGCGTGCGGGCCGCGGCGAAGGCCGTCGAACAGCGCGGCGACCACCTGCACACCGTCGTCGCCATCGACGCCTCCAACGGCTCGATCGCCGGGTTCACCGAACTCGTCATCCCCGGCAGCGGCACAGGTGACGGCCAACACTACGGCACCGGTGTGCTGCCCGAGCACCGTGGACACGGCCTCGGCCGATGGATGAAGGCCGAGTCGATCCGACAAGCCCATAGGGACTATCCGGACCTCGGTGGCCTCCTGACCGACACCGCCGACAGCAACACGCACATGAGACAGATCAACGACGGTCTCGGCTACACACCCACGCACACGACACACCAGCATCAGCTCGACCTTTAG
- a CDS encoding transposase has protein sequence MLAGQGLVDLSRAVLDSAHVRAKKGRTCRSVARGPGQAGSKMHVLSDALRVGVSAANTHDSLGLKPTVAHFHIGHESHGDHSKLQRLHADKAYDLPDLRQWLHSHDIGVRIARKGIDSSERLGRCRWVIERTISWLTGYRRLSPRYERHPRNYLAFLASPPPSAATNASSN, from the coding sequence ATGCTCGCCGGCCAGGGCCTGGTCGACCTGTCCCGGGCGGTACTCGACTCCGCTCACGTCCGCGCCAAAAAAGGGCGAACTTGCAGGTCCGTCGCCCGTGGACCGGGGCAGGCGGGTTCCAAGATGCACGTCCTGTCCGACGCCCTTCGCGTCGGAGTATCCGCCGCCAACACCCACGACAGCCTCGGGCTGAAGCCGACGGTCGCCCATTTCCACATAGGACACGAATCCCACGGTGACCATTCCAAGCTCCAGCGACTGCACGCCGACAAAGCTTACGACCTTCCTGACCTGCGGCAATGGCTGCACAGCCACGACATCGGCGTCCGTATCGCCCGTAAGGGAATCGACTCAAGCGAACGGTTGGGCCGTTGTCGGTGGGTCATCGAGCGCACGATCTCCTGGCTGACTGGCTACCGGCGTCTGTCACCCCGCTACGAGCGGCATCCCCGCAACTACCTGGCCTTTCTCGCCTCGCCGCCGCCCTCTGCTGCTACAAACGCCTCCTCAAACTGA
- a CDS encoding transposase, protein MPEGLWEIARPLLPPARVRPQGGGVANIDDEAVFAAIVYVLVSGCAWRALPPCFGHRSQRCTDGS, encoded by the coding sequence GTGCCGGAGGGGCTCTGGGAGATCGCCAGACCTTTGCTGCCGCCGGCGCGGGTGCGGCCGCAGGGTGGCGGGGTGGCCAACATCGATGACGAGGCGGTGTTCGCGGCGATCGTCTACGTGCTGGTCAGCGGCTGTGCCTGGCGGGCTCTGCCGCCCTGTTTCGGGCATCGAAGTCAACGGTGCACCGACGGTTCCTGA
- a CDS encoding ester cyclase, whose translation MFADLRAAFPDLHVAVEHLVATDDELAFAYTITGTHLGPLMGRPATGRKASYRGMQISRFDSDGKLVERWGSSDELGMLRQLGLTEL comes from the coding sequence ATGTTCGCCGATCTGCGGGCAGCCTTTCCCGACCTGCACGTCGCGGTGGAGCATCTGGTGGCCACCGACGACGAGTTGGCCTTTGCCTACACCATCACCGGAACGCATCTGGGGCCGCTGATGGGACGGCCGGCGACCGGCAGGAAGGCAAGCTACCGGGGCATGCAGATCAGCCGCTTCGACAGCGACGGAAAGCTCGTCGAACGCTGGGGCAGCAGCGACGAACTCGGCATGCTGCGCCAACTC